A window of Pirellula sp. SH-Sr6A contains these coding sequences:
- a CDS encoding lipopolysaccharide biosynthesis protein produces the protein MQLRKLTSEALVVFSGQTLSIAASLLLIKYATDIFDAAPLGKALLATTITGLSGQLITGGVGAGLQKQFASARETNALWAFRQSANLVIAMATCCASITTVLLSLLALYFHVLDSYITVLLLGTHAITSSLNSLHLGLFAAARMRMTVAISSVIESGSRVVILPIIASYFGATSQSFLLAFLIPGLVLSIPLLMRWRRHLSRIQIPEIATEARSGDFVKQVLHFAWPYTTWGILTSVQQVSDRWSLEMFCSSADIAIYAIAFQIGYSPIVILTNIGSTFITPIFFQLGSRSSDATLQRLHSLSSKFCILILVTTLLGSAGFSLINTLLKNSILDSRYNDSLSIVYILIASGGLFAIGQMLTITILSVSTSRAILAPKIGTAVTGIAFNIIGAYLGGPVGVAYGSLAFSVTYALWMVIITRKSGTQAQPSSRVPITTF, from the coding sequence ATGCAGCTTCGAAAACTTACTAGCGAGGCATTGGTCGTCTTTTCAGGGCAAACGCTATCAATCGCTGCGTCGTTATTATTAATAAAATACGCAACAGACATTTTTGATGCGGCACCGTTGGGAAAGGCACTCCTTGCAACGACAATAACAGGCCTATCGGGGCAACTAATCACGGGAGGTGTGGGAGCTGGGCTCCAAAAGCAATTCGCTTCCGCACGCGAAACCAACGCATTGTGGGCATTTCGACAGAGTGCTAATTTGGTCATAGCCATGGCAACGTGTTGCGCCTCGATTACAACAGTACTACTATCCCTTCTTGCTCTGTATTTTCACGTCCTTGACTCCTACATAACGGTATTGCTCCTTGGAACGCATGCAATTACCTCATCGCTGAACTCGCTCCATCTAGGACTTTTTGCTGCCGCTCGGATGCGGATGACAGTCGCGATTTCTAGCGTCATCGAATCAGGAAGTCGGGTTGTAATATTGCCGATAATCGCTTCTTATTTCGGCGCGACCTCTCAATCATTCCTTCTAGCCTTCCTAATACCCGGACTCGTACTGAGCATCCCATTGCTAATGCGATGGCGGCGCCACCTCTCGCGAATTCAAATCCCTGAGATCGCGACCGAGGCCAGATCAGGAGACTTTGTCAAACAGGTGCTGCATTTTGCTTGGCCTTACACAACGTGGGGCATACTAACCTCGGTGCAGCAAGTTTCCGATCGTTGGTCCTTAGAGATGTTCTGTTCCTCGGCAGACATCGCTATTTACGCAATCGCATTTCAGATAGGTTACTCCCCGATTGTCATACTAACAAATATCGGTAGTACTTTCATCACTCCGATTTTCTTCCAGCTTGGAAGCCGTTCAAGCGATGCAACATTACAGCGACTGCATTCTCTATCTTCCAAATTTTGCATTCTAATTCTCGTCACAACTCTCCTGGGATCTGCCGGATTTTCGCTTATTAACACCTTATTAAAGAACAGCATACTCGATAGCAGGTACAACGATTCCCTGAGCATCGTATATATACTCATCGCAAGCGGTGGATTGTTTGCTATTGGCCAAATGCTAACCATAACTATCCTCTCCGTCTCTACCTCGAGAGCGATTCTTGCACCAAAAATTGGAACAGCCGTCACCGGAATCGCTTTCAATATAATTGGTGCGTATTTAGGTGGACCGGTTGGCGTCGCCTATGGGTCTCTTGCGTTTTCCGTCACTTATGCACTCTGGATGGTAATCATCACAAGGAAAAGCGGAACGCAGGCCCAACCGTCAAGCAGAGTCCCAATTACAACATTTTAG
- a CDS encoding FkbM family methyltransferase: MVSSRWGPRGFATAFESIRDQGFDLKNIWDVGASDASWTKECREVFPMSDYFLFEPLKAHRNQLTAIGATDSKIHFFPCALGDTNGSAILNAHKGQSSILTSQEWKGHEEVISIMTADDVIKQTGIVPDCVKIDVQGYELSLLRGFASNLRSCKFLLVEVSWIPLYENAPLADTIISFLAANNFHIVDICTYAQRPKDFRLTQSDVLFANSETGLLSNTGWS; encoded by the coding sequence ATGGTTTCCTCAAGATGGGGTCCACGAGGTTTCGCTACTGCATTCGAGTCTATTCGGGACCAGGGTTTTGACTTAAAAAACATTTGGGATGTCGGTGCGAGCGATGCTTCATGGACAAAAGAATGCCGAGAAGTGTTTCCAATGTCCGACTATTTTCTATTTGAACCACTCAAAGCACATCGCAATCAACTGACCGCAATCGGTGCAACCGATTCCAAAATTCATTTCTTTCCTTGTGCTCTCGGTGATACGAATGGGAGCGCAATTCTCAATGCGCATAAGGGCCAAAGCAGCATCCTCACATCACAGGAGTGGAAAGGTCACGAAGAGGTGATTTCAATTATGACCGCTGATGACGTAATCAAGCAGACTGGAATTGTACCGGATTGTGTCAAAATCGATGTGCAAGGGTACGAACTCTCATTACTTCGGGGATTCGCGTCTAACCTGCGATCCTGTAAGTTCTTACTAGTAGAAGTGTCATGGATTCCTCTCTACGAAAATGCTCCACTAGCGGATACAATCATTTCCTTTCTAGCTGCGAACAATTTCCACATTGTAGACATTTGTACGTATGCACAACGCCCTAAAGACTTTAGACTTACCCAATCAGACGTTCTCTTTGCTAACTCGGAGACAGGCCTCTTATCGAATACTGGCTGGTCTTAA
- a CDS encoding FkbM family methyltransferase gives MLNKILTKVIARLNSIQGKGWGTATCTHEVKQTLRFAPRPKIVLDVGGNVGDWTGELLSRSAPEMVYVFEPSRFNQAKLSERFKLKPNVSILPFALSDTDGLGKLFSDAPGSGLASLHHRDLSSHGLSHDELEEVNLLSFASFLKHYSIDNIDVLKLDIEGHELSVLQSIPIAFLDNIGVIQFEFGGSNLDSRTYFRDFWNLLSSRFLFYRVSPIGALPVPKYREQDEHFVTTNYICANRNLLRQLN, from the coding sequence ATGCTGAATAAGATTCTCACGAAGGTAATTGCCCGACTCAATTCCATCCAGGGAAAAGGCTGGGGAACCGCAACATGTACGCACGAGGTCAAACAGACGCTTAGATTTGCACCCCGCCCCAAAATTGTTCTCGATGTGGGTGGTAATGTTGGTGACTGGACGGGAGAGCTTCTTAGTAGGAGTGCCCCCGAGATGGTGTATGTATTCGAACCCTCAAGATTCAATCAGGCTAAACTTTCCGAACGATTCAAGCTCAAGCCAAATGTAAGCATCTTGCCATTTGCTCTGTCGGACACCGACGGACTTGGCAAATTATTCTCCGACGCCCCGGGAAGTGGTTTAGCAAGCTTGCATCATCGTGACTTAAGCAGCCATGGACTTTCACATGACGAATTAGAGGAAGTGAATTTATTGAGTTTTGCGAGCTTTCTTAAGCACTACTCTATTGACAACATCGACGTTCTTAAGTTGGACATCGAGGGACATGAACTAAGCGTGCTTCAATCAATCCCCATAGCGTTCCTCGACAATATAGGTGTTATACAGTTTGAATTCGGTGGTTCCAATCTTGACTCCCGAACTTACTTCCGAGACTTTTGGAACCTATTGTCATCAAGATTCTTGTTTTACAGAGTCTCGCCGATTGGCGCACTTCCTGTTCCAAAGTACCGAGAACAGGATGAACATTTCGTTACCACTAACTATATTTGCGCGAATCGCAATCTATTGAGACAGCTCAATTAG
- a CDS encoding alpha-1,2-fucosyltransferase: MHKRKPVVKLLLCGGLGNQLFQYAYARCLAVRTGSKLVLDTKTLFQTDTRYRRRYELAAFNLSSDVEYSNTSGLLERARFYLYRHFAGQLPARWAKGHFIEESHLGVFDESQYNLFPVHSITLKGYWQCPQYFDSIENALKDELTLKPGIVADEENISVQLKGASSVGIHVRRNDYARCLSSDYYRVAMQRMREQVASPRFFVFSDDFEWWRNQFGDLPDVEFVSRIGKTAIDDFHLLSLCAHFIIPNSTFSWWAAWLGRSPDKIVIAPSKSIWVDSSEILPRTWQIIEVREKSLATEEVMDSQEYGPA; encoded by the coding sequence ATGCACAAGAGAAAACCTGTTGTGAAGCTGCTTCTTTGCGGAGGACTTGGAAACCAGCTTTTTCAATATGCTTATGCGCGTTGTCTCGCCGTTCGGACCGGCTCCAAACTCGTTCTTGATACGAAAACACTATTCCAAACCGATACTCGCTATCGTCGTCGTTATGAACTCGCCGCCTTCAATCTCAGTAGCGACGTTGAGTACTCGAATACCTCCGGATTGCTGGAGCGTGCTCGCTTTTACTTATATCGCCATTTCGCTGGTCAGCTCCCAGCTAGATGGGCGAAGGGGCATTTTATTGAAGAATCGCATCTCGGTGTATTCGATGAATCCCAATACAACCTTTTTCCTGTTCATTCGATAACACTTAAGGGATATTGGCAGTGTCCCCAATACTTCGATTCGATTGAGAATGCGCTAAAAGATGAACTTACGCTTAAGCCTGGTATTGTCGCAGACGAAGAAAACATCTCGGTTCAACTGAAAGGCGCCTCTTCGGTAGGAATACACGTTAGGCGAAATGATTATGCTCGATGTCTGTCATCGGATTACTATAGGGTTGCAATGCAACGAATGCGTGAGCAAGTTGCCTCGCCTAGGTTTTTTGTATTCTCTGACGATTTCGAGTGGTGGCGGAATCAATTTGGCGACCTCCCGGATGTTGAATTTGTCTCGCGTATTGGCAAGACGGCAATCGATGATTTTCATCTTCTATCGTTATGCGCCCATTTCATCATTCCGAACAGCACGTTCAGTTGGTGGGCTGCTTGGCTTGGGCGTTCCCCCGACAAAATCGTGATTGCCCCATCGAAATCTATTTGGGTTGACAGTTCCGAAATTCTCCCGAGAACTTGGCAAATAATCGAGGTACGAGAGAAAAGTTTAGCGACGGAGGAGGTAATGGATTCGCAGGAATATGGACCAGCCTAA
- a CDS encoding glycosyltransferase, which translates to MKTIYVGQLCHGSTALHRLWALQQLGCQVYAIDTTLPFGRYGRTNRFKRLMLSIAFRTNQFVDWKRVDSNLHRLSKNDKWDILWVDKGQQLDPQTLRLFKARQPQAKLVNYSPDDMFNPVNQTVRWTLGIPLYDLHVSTKTYNIPELIHAGAKDALFVGNAYEPTIHKPYDLTPEEVKRLGSDIVFIGASEMERDQSIEYLASRGLKIALFGNGSAWNRYENLYPNVSIHPGFIVDANYAKALCASKIALGFLRKQNRDLQTTRSIEVPACGVFMLAERTQEHLALFKEGEEAEFFASNEELFNKARYYLDHPAKRETIANAGRQRCIISGYSNAERLQPVLKYLSSNKS; encoded by the coding sequence ATGAAAACCATATATGTAGGACAACTATGCCACGGTAGCACCGCGCTTCACCGCCTCTGGGCTCTGCAGCAACTGGGATGTCAAGTATATGCAATTGACACAACGTTGCCATTTGGACGCTATGGCCGTACCAACCGCTTCAAACGGCTTATGCTTTCAATCGCGTTTCGCACAAATCAATTTGTAGACTGGAAACGTGTAGACAGTAATCTTCATCGTCTTTCCAAGAACGACAAATGGGACATACTTTGGGTTGATAAGGGGCAACAGCTAGATCCGCAGACACTTCGTCTCTTTAAAGCTCGCCAACCGCAAGCGAAACTTGTGAATTACTCTCCCGATGATATGTTCAACCCAGTCAACCAAACCGTGCGTTGGACATTAGGAATCCCCCTTTATGATCTTCACGTATCAACTAAAACATATAACATTCCCGAACTTATACATGCGGGGGCCAAGGACGCTCTCTTCGTTGGTAATGCGTATGAACCTACGATCCACAAACCTTATGATCTAACACCCGAGGAAGTAAAGAGATTAGGCAGCGATATCGTTTTCATTGGAGCATCCGAGATGGAGAGGGATCAGTCCATTGAATACCTAGCCTCTAGAGGCCTCAAGATCGCATTATTCGGGAACGGAAGCGCTTGGAACAGGTACGAAAACTTGTACCCCAACGTATCGATTCACCCGGGTTTTATCGTAGATGCAAATTATGCGAAAGCACTATGTGCTTCGAAAATCGCACTCGGATTTCTCAGAAAGCAGAACAGAGACCTTCAAACCACCCGCTCTATCGAAGTTCCAGCCTGCGGAGTCTTCATGCTTGCGGAGAGAACTCAAGAACATCTGGCACTATTTAAAGAGGGCGAGGAAGCAGAGTTTTTTGCGAGCAATGAAGAACTCTTCAATAAGGCACGGTATTACTTAGATCATCCTGCCAAACGCGAAACAATCGCGAATGCAGGAAGGCAACGATGTATCATATCTGGATATTCGAATGCCGAACGGTTACAACCAGTCTTAAAATACCTGTCCTCGAATAAATCTTAA
- a CDS encoding class I SAM-dependent methyltransferase: MNPEYIDYREWKGWGRENALSGANARYFEKEIFRDLTRKPNSLLEIGFGNGEFLEWAKTQNLNITGLEIIPELVTAAVSKGFEAFHSNIASESEDNSLAGRKFDCIVAFDVIEHLSTEEIRHFLKKVRDLLSDDGRVILRFPNGESPFSIPLLNGDHTHRSWLCRAKLEHLCINSGLAIQTYRNASRVANESRYRYAKRLFFLLRDLIEIILGYTYYSKRLPLDPNAVAILRKQNPTV; the protein is encoded by the coding sequence ATGAATCCAGAATATATCGATTACCGAGAATGGAAGGGTTGGGGCCGCGAAAACGCCTTATCTGGAGCAAATGCCCGGTACTTTGAAAAGGAGATCTTTAGAGATCTCACGAGAAAGCCGAATTCTCTTTTAGAAATAGGCTTCGGCAACGGGGAGTTTCTAGAGTGGGCAAAGACTCAAAATCTCAACATTACGGGATTGGAAATTATTCCTGAGTTAGTGACCGCTGCAGTCTCAAAGGGATTTGAGGCGTTTCACAGCAATATCGCATCCGAGTCCGAAGACAACTCTCTCGCAGGGAGAAAGTTCGACTGTATCGTCGCGTTTGACGTCATCGAACACCTTTCAACAGAAGAAATCAGGCATTTTCTCAAGAAGGTGCGGGATTTATTGAGTGATGACGGACGCGTCATCTTGCGCTTTCCGAATGGCGAAAGTCCGTTTTCCATACCTCTATTAAACGGCGACCATACACATCGTTCCTGGCTTTGCCGTGCAAAACTTGAACATTTGTGTATCAATTCCGGCCTCGCGATTCAAACCTACCGCAATGCGTCGCGCGTCGCGAACGAATCTCGCTACCGCTATGCAAAGAGACTGTTCTTTCTGCTAAGAGACCTCATTGAAATCATACTTGGCTACACGTATTATTCGAAGAGATTGCCCCTCGACCCTAATGCCGTTGCGATTCTAAGGAAGCAGAACCCAACTGTATAA
- a CDS encoding glycosyltransferase family 4 protein: MTDTQPKPHVTLVLRCPRPGIHSIERLFRTLEPLISRDYHCEFLTLPKTRISLRNLIANIAHVYFHSTDVLHITGDAHYLAIPTRKKTILTIHDCERLRSFKGIKRAIYKLVWFKLPCIFARRITVISESTRKELEKEVGQLGEKLVVIENCVTLSTAPTNREFDSITPSILQIGSARLKNLDGLIKAVRGLKCKLHIVGAISDSNLKLLNEYGVLFKNESDVSDERMRAIYHENDILFFASHSEGFGLPILEAQSCGVPVITSSKSSMPEVAGGAAILVNPEDPLEIRAAITKLITDHESRRAMVEKGFLNIRRFQPEIIAAKYCDLYREMLETR, translated from the coding sequence ATGACAGACACGCAACCCAAGCCTCACGTCACACTCGTTTTGCGTTGCCCAAGGCCTGGAATCCATAGTATTGAGCGCCTTTTTCGGACCCTGGAACCCCTAATAAGCCGTGACTATCACTGTGAATTCCTCACACTTCCAAAGACCAGAATTTCGTTACGCAACCTAATCGCTAACATTGCGCACGTATACTTCCATTCGACAGACGTATTACATATCACTGGGGATGCTCACTACCTCGCCATACCGACAAGAAAGAAGACTATACTTACCATCCACGACTGCGAAAGGTTGCGATCCTTCAAGGGGATCAAGAGAGCTATATACAAGCTTGTCTGGTTTAAACTCCCCTGTATCTTCGCAAGACGCATTACAGTCATCTCAGAGTCAACGCGAAAAGAGCTTGAAAAAGAAGTCGGACAACTAGGTGAGAAGTTAGTCGTAATCGAGAACTGCGTTACCCTCTCTACGGCGCCCACCAATCGCGAATTCGACAGTATTACTCCCAGTATTCTACAAATAGGTTCTGCTCGGCTAAAGAACCTCGATGGCCTGATAAAGGCAGTAAGAGGACTAAAGTGCAAACTTCATATTGTAGGAGCCATTTCGGACTCAAATCTAAAGCTTCTAAACGAGTATGGTGTGCTCTTCAAGAACGAATCGGACGTTTCCGACGAGCGCATGCGAGCTATTTATCATGAAAATGATATACTTTTTTTCGCTAGCCACAGTGAAGGTTTTGGACTTCCTATTCTCGAGGCACAATCCTGTGGTGTCCCGGTAATAACCTCTAGCAAAAGTAGCATGCCTGAAGTTGCCGGAGGCGCAGCTATTTTAGTGAACCCAGAAGACCCACTTGAGATACGTGCCGCCATTACAAAACTAATTACAGATCATGAATCTAGACGAGCGATGGTCGAAAAAGGCTTTTTGAACATTCGTCGATTTCAGCCGGAAATCATCGCTGCAAAGTATTGTGATCTCTATAGAGAGATGCTCGAGACGCGTTAA
- a CDS encoding glycosyltransferase, with the protein MNRKRASILVDASNSGGGSNILAQYLNDKLVEFGHSCFFVVPKQFTKELNRSYQINSFGPFDPRRQAAIEKLATQYKPDSILSFGNIPLRKRFPNCRHLTFFHNAYLLPGLAPKAIPLRVRLRILAIQLSIKFLKVNTDTWIVQTNFVKGRLAKWLRLEDGKVVVAPFFRPPQFSIDAQNINHKLDLFYPSNFSYHKNHCNLIRAISWCQDHNQRFTLGLTLGEVADPSFQSALNSAISNGADIRLLGTISHDQVFSVMRESKAVVFPSVLETLGLGLVEAATLKKPVVASNTNWIDEIVSTDYKFDPSSPESIGRTIIRCLSEEEQKPAIRRIEDKIDVVCDLLSGYAC; encoded by the coding sequence GTGAATCGCAAGCGTGCTTCTATTTTGGTGGATGCAAGCAACAGCGGGGGCGGATCCAACATTCTGGCTCAGTATCTCAATGATAAGCTAGTTGAATTCGGTCACAGTTGCTTCTTCGTAGTTCCCAAGCAGTTTACCAAAGAACTTAACCGATCCTACCAAATAAACTCCTTCGGTCCATTTGATCCGAGGCGGCAGGCCGCGATCGAGAAGCTTGCAACACAGTACAAACCAGACTCCATACTGTCTTTTGGAAACATTCCATTGCGAAAGCGCTTTCCAAATTGCCGCCATCTAACTTTTTTTCATAATGCATATCTTTTACCTGGATTAGCACCTAAAGCAATACCCCTCCGTGTACGTCTCCGGATTCTTGCAATCCAATTGAGCATTAAGTTTTTAAAGGTAAATACAGACACATGGATTGTTCAAACTAATTTTGTAAAGGGTCGTCTTGCGAAGTGGCTGCGGCTTGAAGACGGTAAAGTCGTCGTAGCTCCCTTTTTTAGGCCGCCACAATTTTCCATTGATGCCCAAAACATTAATCATAAACTTGACCTGTTCTATCCAAGCAATTTCTCTTACCACAAGAATCATTGCAATTTGATCCGGGCAATTTCTTGGTGCCAAGATCATAACCAGCGATTTACGCTTGGTCTAACCCTTGGGGAAGTGGCTGACCCGTCATTCCAAAGTGCATTGAACTCTGCGATTTCCAACGGCGCGGATATTCGACTACTGGGAACTATCAGCCATGATCAAGTTTTTTCAGTCATGCGGGAATCCAAAGCCGTTGTGTTTCCATCTGTTCTGGAAACACTCGGTCTTGGATTGGTAGAAGCCGCAACGCTCAAAAAACCCGTCGTGGCAAGCAACACGAACTGGATCGACGAGATCGTATCCACGGATTACAAGTTCGATCCAAGCTCACCGGAGTCAATCGGTCGAACCATTATTCGCTGTTTGAGCGAAGAGGAACAGAAGCCAGCAATTCGGAGAATCGAGGACAAAATTGACGTGGTGTGTGACCTGCTGTCGGGATACGCTTGCTAG
- a CDS encoding class I SAM-dependent methyltransferase produces MSTPEKSNVQQFWESGSCGEHLYLDGFSRDDYLEHSRIRYELEPEILAFGDFERYSGKVTLEIGVGLGADHQRLAESGAILTGVDLTERAVSHCQRRFEQLGLKSRLLTADAENLPFDDCSFDAVYSWGVLHHSPDTPKAIQEVYRVLKPGGFAKIMIYHKYSIVGYMLWSRYALLRGRPFLSLDSIYSDYLESPGTKAYSINEARSLFSRFDVKGIETNLTHADLLTSEAGQRHRGQLLKFAKAIWPRSFIKRFLKGHGLQLMIEVEKPK; encoded by the coding sequence ATGTCTACACCGGAAAAATCAAACGTTCAGCAGTTTTGGGAGTCAGGCTCCTGCGGAGAACACCTGTATCTAGATGGTTTTTCTAGAGATGATTATTTAGAACATTCTCGGATCCGGTACGAACTTGAACCCGAGATCTTGGCATTTGGAGACTTCGAACGATATTCAGGGAAAGTCACCCTTGAGATTGGAGTAGGGCTGGGGGCCGATCATCAGCGACTTGCGGAGTCAGGAGCGATTCTTACTGGAGTCGACCTAACTGAGCGCGCTGTAAGTCATTGCCAGCGCCGATTCGAACAATTGGGACTAAAATCTAGATTGCTGACTGCAGATGCTGAGAACCTGCCGTTCGATGATTGCTCTTTCGATGCTGTTTATTCTTGGGGTGTGCTACATCACTCACCCGACACACCGAAGGCTATTCAAGAAGTCTACCGAGTGCTAAAGCCAGGCGGCTTCGCAAAGATCATGATTTACCACAAGTATTCGATAGTTGGGTATATGCTTTGGAGTCGGTACGCACTTCTCCGCGGGCGTCCTTTTCTTTCGCTGGACTCCATTTATTCAGACTACCTCGAAAGCCCCGGAACAAAGGCTTATTCGATTAATGAGGCAAGATCGCTTTTTAGCCGCTTCGACGTAAAGGGAATCGAGACGAATCTGACCCATGCGGATCTTCTGACTTCTGAAGCAGGGCAACGGCACCGCGGTCAACTTTTGAAATTCGCTAAAGCCATTTGGCCGAGGTCGTTCATTAAACGGTTCCTTAAAGGCCACGGATTGCAGTTGATGATCGAGGTTGAGAAGCCGAAATAA
- the asnB gene encoding asparagine synthase (glutamine-hydrolyzing) — protein sequence MCGIFVALANRATPHLTPFFHLQDHRGPDENAILFESPLALGHQRLAIQDLSPNGSQPMRTPDGRFTIVFNGEIYNHLDIRRQLLSHVSFRGHSDTETLLHTFATLGLDALPKLNGIFTFAVFDKRSQKLTIARDPLGVKPAYFYSSNDEFFLASELKSLAFLPGIDKSLNHQAISNYLTFLWSPGEQTPFAKIKKLEAGHFLEIDLTSFSGSVRPQQYYELPFSGERTSFRSTDDCVDQLDSLLQQTVKRQLLADVPVGFFLSGGLDSSLLAAIARKQIGESFRCYTIGNPNEGGPHGKTSDGFVDDFTYAQKVAQSLDLDLQVVDGNHEVLDHFDEMIWHLDEPQADVAPLHVRNICRHARSLGDIVLIGGTAADDLFSGYRRHQAESLERFLSWIPTPIQSALRSLGGYLPNTNPTARRAKKLLLQLGKQSLERAAGFYTWLDKSRVAKLFDRSIQCELKDYDPSNCLIQSLAKIPDESSLLNQMLFWDLKYFLADHNLNYTDKMSMAEGVEVRVPYLDLDLVKFACELPINLKMRGKTTKYILRKVAERYLPHDVIYRPKTGFGGPVRKWLVDGKLDVRFRNLQQHGFEKVFDTNAVNDLVQATKRGETDGSYSLLAVLAVDSWMNQFMGDGSAKIRRLVTTAA from the coding sequence ATGTGCGGTATTTTTGTCGCCCTTGCCAACAGAGCGACGCCCCATTTGACGCCATTCTTTCATCTTCAGGATCACCGTGGCCCTGACGAGAATGCGATTCTTTTCGAATCCCCGCTCGCACTCGGCCACCAACGGCTGGCGATTCAGGATCTGTCCCCAAACGGGAGCCAGCCTATGCGGACCCCCGATGGCCGATTCACCATCGTATTCAATGGGGAAATCTACAACCATCTAGATATTCGACGACAGCTTCTTTCCCATGTCTCATTCCGAGGGCATTCCGATACCGAAACCCTTCTCCACACATTCGCAACCCTCGGGCTCGATGCCCTTCCAAAACTCAACGGGATTTTTACATTCGCTGTCTTCGACAAACGATCCCAAAAATTGACCATCGCACGCGACCCACTGGGCGTCAAACCAGCATATTTCTACAGCAGTAACGACGAGTTTTTCCTCGCCTCGGAGCTAAAGTCACTCGCGTTTCTCCCTGGCATCGACAAATCCCTCAACCATCAGGCAATCTCCAACTACCTGACCTTTCTTTGGTCTCCCGGCGAACAAACTCCTTTCGCCAAGATCAAAAAACTCGAAGCAGGTCACTTCCTGGAAATTGACTTAACCTCCTTCTCCGGGTCGGTCCGCCCTCAACAGTACTACGAACTCCCTTTCTCCGGCGAACGTACCTCATTCCGCTCCACCGATGATTGCGTCGACCAACTCGATTCACTCCTCCAACAAACGGTCAAGCGTCAACTCCTTGCGGATGTGCCGGTCGGTTTCTTCCTGTCCGGAGGACTAGATTCCAGCCTTCTCGCCGCCATCGCACGAAAACAAATCGGCGAATCGTTCCGCTGCTACACAATTGGTAATCCCAACGAGGGGGGCCCCCATGGAAAAACCTCCGACGGCTTTGTGGATGATTTTACTTACGCACAGAAAGTAGCCCAATCTCTCGACTTGGACCTCCAAGTGGTCGACGGTAACCACGAAGTCCTCGACCACTTCGACGAAATGATATGGCACCTGGACGAACCGCAAGCGGACGTCGCTCCTCTCCATGTTCGTAATATTTGCCGGCATGCACGCTCTCTAGGAGATATCGTCCTTATCGGAGGTACCGCCGCAGACGATTTGTTTAGTGGCTATCGCCGCCATCAAGCGGAATCCCTTGAGAGGTTTTTGTCTTGGATCCCTACTCCCATCCAATCTGCTTTGCGATCTCTTGGCGGATACCTCCCCAACACCAACCCCACAGCTCGCAGGGCGAAGAAGCTGCTTCTCCAGCTTGGCAAACAAAGCTTGGAACGCGCAGCCGGCTTCTACACCTGGCTCGATAAGTCTCGCGTTGCGAAGCTATTCGACCGCTCCATCCAATGCGAATTGAAAGACTACGATCCGTCGAATTGCCTCATTCAATCCCTTGCGAAGATCCCCGACGAATCGTCCCTTCTCAACCAAATGCTTTTCTGGGACCTGAAATACTTCTTGGCCGACCATAACCTGAATTACACCGACAAAATGAGCATGGCAGAGGGCGTGGAAGTCCGGGTCCCTTACCTCGATCTCGATCTTGTCAAGTTCGCATGCGAACTCCCGATTAACCTCAAAATGCGAGGTAAAACGACAAAGTACATCCTCCGCAAAGTTGCCGAGCGGTACTTACCTCACGATGTGATTTATCGGCCCAAGACCGGATTTGGTGGCCCGGTCCGAAAATGGCTTGTCGATGGTAAATTGGATGTTCGCTTTCGGAACTTGCAACAACATGGTTTCGAAAAAGTCTTCGACACCAACGCCGTAAACGACTTGGTTCAAGCAACCAAGCGCGGCGAAACCGACGGTAGTTATTCTCTTCTGGCTGTCTTGGCCGTCGACTCGTGGATGAATCAATTCATGGGCGATGGATCAGCAAAGATTCGCCGCCTCGTAACGACAGCCGCATAA